The Zobellia alginiliquefaciens genome contains a region encoding:
- a CDS encoding dipeptidase, with protein MQNVQDYISKNKQRFIDELIQLLRIPSVSADSAFSQDVLDTSEAVKTALENAGCDAVEICETDGYPIVYGEKIIDPNLPTVLVYGHYDVQPPDPMGLWNSPPFEPIIKKTETHPEGAIYARGACDDKGQMYMHVKALEFMVKTNQLPCNVKFMIEGEEEVGSNNLAVFVANNHEKLANDIILISDTGMIANDVPSITTGLRGLSYVEVEVTGPNRDLHSGLYGGAVANPINALTKMIASLHDENNHITIPGFYDKVENLSLEERAEMAKAPFSLEAYQKALDIDSVAGENGYSTNERNSIRPTLDVNGIWGGYIGEGAKTVIASKAYAKISMRLVPNQDWQEITQLFKTHFESIAPKGVTVKVKPHHGGQGYVTPIDTIGYQAASKAYETTFGKKPIPQRSGGSIPIVALFEKELNSKTILMGFGLDSDAIHSPNEHFGVWNYLKGIETIPYFYQNFTEMNK; from the coding sequence ATGCAAAACGTACAAGATTACATTTCAAAAAACAAACAAAGGTTCATAGATGAACTTATACAACTCCTTCGTATTCCGTCGGTAAGCGCGGACTCTGCTTTCTCTCAAGATGTATTGGATACTTCCGAAGCCGTAAAAACAGCACTGGAAAATGCAGGTTGCGATGCGGTCGAAATCTGTGAGACCGATGGCTACCCCATCGTTTATGGCGAAAAAATAATTGACCCCAACTTACCTACCGTCTTGGTTTACGGACATTATGATGTGCAACCGCCGGATCCAATGGGTTTATGGAACTCCCCTCCGTTCGAACCCATTATCAAAAAAACCGAAACACACCCCGAAGGAGCAATTTATGCTCGTGGCGCTTGCGATGACAAAGGCCAAATGTACATGCATGTAAAGGCATTGGAATTCATGGTAAAAACCAACCAGTTGCCCTGCAACGTAAAATTTATGATCGAAGGCGAAGAAGAAGTGGGCAGTAACAATCTGGCCGTTTTTGTAGCCAATAATCATGAAAAGCTTGCCAATGACATTATCTTGATTTCAGATACCGGCATGATTGCAAACGATGTGCCTTCCATTACCACGGGACTACGCGGACTCAGCTATGTAGAAGTGGAAGTTACCGGCCCCAACAGGGATTTACATTCCGGACTCTATGGAGGTGCCGTGGCCAACCCCATAAACGCGCTCACAAAAATGATTGCCTCGCTTCATGACGAAAATAATCATATTACTATTCCCGGTTTCTATGACAAGGTGGAGAACCTTTCACTAGAAGAGCGAGCGGAAATGGCAAAAGCGCCCTTTAGCCTGGAAGCCTATCAAAAAGCGTTAGATATTGACTCCGTTGCAGGCGAAAATGGCTATAGCACCAATGAGCGCAACAGCATACGCCCTACCCTAGATGTAAACGGAATCTGGGGCGGTTACATAGGCGAAGGCGCCAAAACGGTAATTGCCAGTAAAGCCTATGCCAAAATATCCATGCGATTGGTTCCTAACCAGGATTGGCAGGAAATTACCCAATTGTTTAAAACCCATTTTGAAAGTATTGCGCCAAAAGGGGTTACTGTAAAAGTAAAACCACACCATGGTGGACAAGGGTATGTAACGCCAATTGATACCATCGGTTATCAAGCGGCTTCAAAAGCATATGAAACTACCTTTGGCAAGAAACCTATTCCACAACGTAGCGGTGGTAGTATACCTATTGTAGCATTGTTCGAGAAAGAATTGAACAGTAAGACCATTCTTATGGGCTTTGGGCTAGACAGCGATGCCATTCACTCGCCCAACGAACATTTTGGGGTTTGGAACTACCTAAAAGGTATTGAGACCATACCTTATTTCTATCAGAACTTTACAGAAATGAACAAGTAA
- a CDS encoding SDR family oxidoreductase — MKLYNNKILITGATSGIGRELAERFCQLDNQIIAIGRNEIRLEELVKFDKRITSFECDISSQLELNRLVTYINQEHKDLNVLINNAGIQYNQTLLDETYTLQKIENEISTNLTSPIKLITSLIPVLQRNSNSAIVNVSSGLAIVPKAKSAVYCGTKAAIHIFSKSLRYQLDKVKVFEIIPPLVDTEMTKGRGKRKISPQRLVDEFIKAYKNNRYEVNIHKVKLLRIINRISPKIADRIMKGVTI, encoded by the coding sequence ATGAAATTGTACAATAACAAAATTCTTATTACAGGTGCTACTTCAGGAATTGGTAGAGAATTGGCAGAGCGGTTTTGCCAATTGGACAATCAAATAATAGCTATTGGCAGAAATGAGATTAGATTAGAAGAACTCGTAAAATTTGACAAGCGAATTACCTCATTTGAATGCGATATTTCTTCACAATTAGAATTGAACCGACTTGTAACTTATATAAACCAAGAACACAAAGACTTAAATGTGTTGATAAACAACGCAGGTATACAGTATAACCAAACTTTGTTGGACGAAACTTATACCCTACAGAAAATTGAAAATGAAATAAGTACAAATCTGACATCACCTATAAAACTTATTACTTCATTGATTCCTGTACTTCAACGTAATTCTAATTCAGCCATTGTTAATGTTTCTTCAGGTTTAGCCATTGTTCCTAAAGCCAAATCAGCTGTCTATTGCGGAACAAAAGCAGCAATTCACATTTTCTCAAAATCATTGCGATACCAATTAGATAAAGTAAAAGTATTTGAAATAATACCACCTTTAGTAGATACTGAAATGACCAAAGGAAGAGGCAAAAGAAAAATTTCACCTCAAAGGTTGGTAGATGAGTTTATAAAAGCCTATAAAAACAATAGATATGAAGTGAATATTCACAAAGTAAAACTATTGAGAATCATAAACAGAATTAGTCCGAAAATAGCCGATAGAATAATGAAAGGCGTAACAATTTAA
- a CDS encoding DJ-1/PfpI family protein, which yields MKIRTLIIILVLLAKTVSAQNNKILFVMSAADTLQLNNGEKLRQTGVFLNEFYLAYKSVTEAGYTVDFATPNGIVATIDEESINDKYWKNNLKVKNEALIFTKTDSIFNSPKTLEKAIENKSDYIGLIIPGGQGLMVDLKDDINTPILLKYFAKENKPTGLICHAPSLILTIPKEENPYIGFKVNSVSSFEEFVIERFIMKGKPKNRKIAKRLKKLGLKYRRKLPKANYAVKDRNLVTSQNPFSGTAFNKLYLEALTEYLKNNKNRN from the coding sequence ATGAAAATTAGAACTTTAATAATAATATTAGTGCTTTTAGCCAAAACGGTTTCTGCACAAAACAACAAAATACTATTTGTCATGAGTGCAGCAGATACGTTGCAATTGAACAATGGAGAGAAACTTCGACAAACTGGTGTGTTCTTGAATGAGTTTTATCTCGCGTATAAATCTGTAACAGAAGCTGGATATACTGTAGATTTTGCAACACCAAATGGAATTGTTGCAACAATAGATGAAGAAAGCATAAACGACAAGTATTGGAAAAATAACTTGAAAGTAAAAAATGAAGCTCTAATATTCACTAAAACAGATAGTATATTTAATAGCCCAAAAACACTTGAAAAAGCTATTGAAAACAAATCTGATTATATAGGTTTGATAATTCCAGGTGGTCAAGGCTTAATGGTAGATTTAAAAGATGACATAAACACACCTATTCTATTAAAGTACTTTGCAAAGGAAAATAAACCGACAGGTCTTATTTGTCACGCGCCCAGTCTCATATTAACCATACCAAAAGAAGAAAATCCATACATTGGTTTTAAAGTTAATTCGGTTTCGTCTTTTGAGGAGTTTGTAATTGAGCGTTTCATTATGAAAGGAAAACCCAAAAACAGAAAAATAGCCAAAAGATTGAAAAAATTGGGGTTAAAATATAGAAGGAAACTACCAAAGGCAAACTATGCTGTAAAAGACAGGAATTTAGTAACCAGTCAAAACCCGTTTTCTGGAACAGCATTTAACAAACTTTATTTAGAAGCATTAACCGAATATTTGAAAAATAATAAAAACAGGAACTAA
- a CDS encoding PhnA domain-containing protein — protein sequence MSVLEELTNRSGSACELCGATSELNVYEVQPVSTGGIDGSILACTTCIGQVENPETTDANHWRCLNDSMWSEYDAVKVVAWRMLSRLKSEGWPKDLLDMMYLEDDALQWAKATGEGLSEDEKIIHRDVNGVILQNGDSVVLVKDLKIKGSSQVAKQGTAVRRISLDRENAEYIEGKVGPTLTVIITKYVKKI from the coding sequence ATGAGTGTACTTGAAGAATTAACCAATAGAAGTGGTAGTGCTTGCGAATTATGTGGTGCCACTAGCGAACTGAATGTGTATGAAGTGCAGCCTGTTTCTACAGGAGGTATTGATGGAAGTATTTTGGCGTGTACTACGTGCATTGGTCAAGTAGAGAACCCAGAAACTACGGATGCCAATCATTGGCGTTGCTTAAACGATAGTATGTGGAGCGAATACGACGCTGTAAAGGTAGTGGCCTGGCGTATGCTTTCGCGTTTAAAATCTGAGGGTTGGCCTAAAGATTTGTTGGATATGATGTATTTGGAAGATGACGCATTGCAGTGGGCAAAGGCTACAGGTGAAGGCTTGTCTGAAGATGAAAAAATAATTCACCGTGATGTGAATGGCGTAATTCTTCAAAATGGAGATAGTGTGGTCTTGGTGAAGGACTTGAAAATTAAGGGTTCTAGCCAAGTTGCTAAACAAGGTACTGCGGTACGTAGAATTTCCTTGGACCGTGAAAATGCAGAATATATTGAAGGTAAAGTAGGACCTACACTTACCGTGATCATTACTAAATATGTGAAGAAGATATAA